The genomic window GCGCCGTTCGAACTTGTGGTTGGCCCCGCGCAGGGCGGCACCGAGGTCGATGTCGGCGTGGCGCGCCAGGTTCGCGCACACGAACAGCAGGTCACCCAGTTCTTCCTGCAGGCGCGCCCTGTTGCCGGCCACGTCGCCACGCTCGAACTCCTCGCGCAGTTCCTGCAGTTCCTCGGCCGCCTTGTCCAGCACCGGCAGCGGCCCCGGCCAGTCGAAGCCGACCTTGGCCGCGCGCGACTGCAGTTTCACCGCCCGCTGCCATTCCGGCAGGCCACGCGAAACCCCGGCCAGCGCGGACGTGTCCTGTTCGCCCTTGGCCACACGCTCGGCCCGCTTGATCGCGTCCCAGTTGCGCATCACGCCGTCGGCATCGTCGACACGGACATCGGCGAACACGTGCGGATGGCGGCGCTGCATCTTGTCGCTGATCGCGCGCGCCACATCGGCAAAGGCGAAGGCGCCCTGCTCTTCGGCCATGCGTGCATGGAACACCACCTGCAGCAGCAGATCGCCCAGCTCGTCGCACAGATCATCCAGGTCGCCGCGATCGATCGCATCGGCCACTTCATAGGCCTCTTCGATCGTGTACGGCGCGATCGTCGCGAAGTTCTGCTCCAGGTCCCAGGGGCAGCCGCCCTGCGGATCGCGCAGGCGCGCCATGATGGCCAGCAGGCGCTGCAGCTGGTCACTGGCAGCGCTGTCGGTTGCGGGGGTGTCATGCAGGGTCATGGATCCTCCAGGATCAATCGGACAGCCAGTCGCGCCACGGCAGGCTGGTATCCCCCAGCGCGATGAAATCGCCGTTCAGCAGCGTCGGCCGGCGGTTGTAGCGGAACGGCTTGCCGGTCGCCGCCGAGAGCACCGCGCCGCCGGCCGCGTGCAGCACGCACTGGCCCGCGGCGGTATCCCATTCGGAGGTCGGCCCCAGCCGCGGGTAGACGTCCAGGCCGCCTTCGGCGATGCGGCAGAACTTCAGCGAGGATCCCTGCACCACGGTCTCGATCTCGCCCATCCGCTCCAGCAGGGCGGTGGTCTGCGGCGAACGATGCGAACGGCTGGCCGCCACCCGCAACGGTACGGTGGCCGGCGTACGGGTGCGCAGCACGGTGTCATGCACCCCCTGCCGGCGATAGGCCAGCTCGCCGCGCATGGCATGCCAGACGATGCCGGTCACCGGCGACTGGACCACGCCGAACGCCGGCGCGCCCTGATAGATCAGCGCGATGTTGACGCTGAACTCGCCGTTGCGCTTGACGAAATCACGCGTGCCGTCGAGCGGATCGACCAGCCAGTACGCACTCCAGTGCTGGCGCTGCTCCCACGGCACCACCGCCGATTCCTCGGACAGGATCGGCAGGTCCGGCGTCAGCTGGCGCAGGCCCTGCTGGATCACCCGGTCAGCGGCCAGGTCGGCGGCGGTGACCGGACTGTCGTCGGCCTTGAGGGTGACATCGAAGCCCTGCCTGTAGACCTGCATGATCGCCTGCCCGGCTTCCTGGGCGATGGCGATCGTGGTTTCACGCAGTTCCGTGGTCAGCTTGATCATCGTGTTCCCTGCAGCCACTGCCGGGCGATGAACAGCGCCGCCAGTGAACGTCCCTCGGAGAAGTCCTCACGCAGCATCAGCCGGTCCAGCTCGGCCAGTTTCCAGGGCACCACTTCCAGCTCCTCCGGCTCGTCGCCGGGCAGCTTCTCCGGGTACAGCCCGCGCGCCACCACCAGCCAGGACTGGTGACTCATGTAGGTCGGCGCCAGCGTCATCGCGCGCAGCACGTCCAGCCGCCGCGCGCCATAGCCGGCCTCTTCCTTCAGCTCGCGGTCGGCGGCCTGTTCAGGCGTTTCACCGGCATCGATGCGGCCCTTGACCAGGCCCAGCTCGTAGCGGTGCATGCCGGCGGCGTATTCACGCACCAGCAGGACCGTTTCCTCGTCCAGCATCGGCACCACCACCACCGCGCCATGACCACGGCTGACCAGCCGTTCGAAGCGCCGATGCTCGCCGTTGGAGAACTCCAGGTCCAGGTGCTGGCGCTGGAACGGCCCGTTCTCCTCATCGGTGATCCGATGGATGATCGGCAGCGGGCGCCTGGCGCGGTCATCGGTCATGCGGAATCTCCGTGGCAACCGGTGCGCGCGCCGGGGCCGATAGAATGTGCAGGCAGCAACATGTTCATGAGCCCGAAATG from Stenotrophomonas sp. 704A1 includes these protein-coding regions:
- the mazG gene encoding nucleoside triphosphate pyrophosphohydrolase, whose product is MTLHDTPATDSAASDQLQRLLAIMARLRDPQGGCPWDLEQNFATIAPYTIEEAYEVADAIDRGDLDDLCDELGDLLLQVVFHARMAEEQGAFAFADVARAISDKMQRRHPHVFADVRVDDADGVMRNWDAIKRAERVAKGEQDTSALAGVSRGLPEWQRAVKLQSRAAKVGFDWPGPLPVLDKAAEELQELREEFERGDVAGNRARLQEELGDLLFVCANLARHADIDLGAALRGANHKFERRFRAMEAQAATQGDTLAALDLDAQEALWQHAKAAEKA
- the cysQ gene encoding 3'(2'),5'-bisphosphate nucleotidase CysQ; this translates as MIKLTTELRETTIAIAQEAGQAIMQVYRQGFDVTLKADDSPVTAADLAADRVIQQGLRQLTPDLPILSEESAVVPWEQRQHWSAYWLVDPLDGTRDFVKRNGEFSVNIALIYQGAPAFGVVQSPVTGIVWHAMRGELAYRRQGVHDTVLRTRTPATVPLRVAASRSHRSPQTTALLERMGEIETVVQGSSLKFCRIAEGGLDVYPRLGPTSEWDTAAGQCVLHAAGGAVLSAATGKPFRYNRRPTLLNGDFIALGDTSLPWRDWLSD
- the nudE gene encoding ADP compounds hydrolase NudE, which produces MTDDRARRPLPIIHRITDEENGPFQRQHLDLEFSNGEHRRFERLVSRGHGAVVVVPMLDEETVLLVREYAAGMHRYELGLVKGRIDAGETPEQAADRELKEEAGYGARRLDVLRAMTLAPTYMSHQSWLVVARGLYPEKLPGDEPEELEVVPWKLAELDRLMLREDFSEGRSLAALFIARQWLQGTR